A region of Salinibacter sp. 10B DNA encodes the following proteins:
- a CDS encoding TonB-dependent receptor, with the protein MSASLAWAQTGQIAGQVVDAETGKSLPGVNVVIPEMAGTGTSTNANGQFRLINIPPGTYTLRATFVGYETATVEGVQVNQDLTSEITIELREDVAQLDGVTVQAQQEVVQSDLSASRADISAEDIENLPAADVASVVGLQAGIQGLNIRGSEASQADFRVNGFSQQSGRDNTPYTGVPYTAIQQVQVQSGGFNAEYGNIRSGMVNVTTIEGPRDEYMVDVLARYSPASSKSFGISPTDPNSYWMRPYMDPEVAMEGTGEWPEELQNSYPDFEGFNEIAANNPQLTPQQAQDLFEYRHRRDISIDKPDYQIDGTIGGPVPLVSDYLGDLRFAVSYRREQEEYIIPLSRSGYDEQTGRFNLTSNVTNNFKVTLTGMTAIQKGNNDESPRTGPTRIRRDGNREWISNYGAGVNYTDIGAWNGEDIFGTGAWSESTIRRYMGGLKVNHTLGENTFYEAQLQWRKTSYRTNPPRARDTTKVAQFGGVSVDEGPIGFQFASENSITGLRMGGHHSEFRDTTDTREWRGKIALTRAIGQYHTAKAGVEFKVENHDVDFNYKDFLVNPPDHYAHYDSSPLYGAAFIQDKLEYKGMIANVGLRLDYFDSNTERYVFPESQDGTVNRYPSAFLGGNKPRFDEMMETEPADPQVNLSPRLGVSFPMTDVSKLYFNYGHFYQQTRPDFLDMVRRGNQTDNVVQIANPGMPRPKTTAYELGYEQGFVEQFLLRIAGYYKDLQSQPRWVNYTSRNGLIEYEYPRAENYRDVRGVEISLRKSRGDWVRGFINYTYQVESEGDFGFGQQFESRVDQRQYERFTTDYYQSKPQPQPYARVSLTFLTPSDFGPDLLGGNVFGDLRLNFLGRWKAGSYFTYTNELTVPEVEDNMQWEAYKMVDMRLSKTIQTSGVSAQIFADVNNVFNLKNLNQASFFGPRDFQQYMNSLRLPQEAVDGWEQNYAPTDGDGDPQYGDDQPGDIEGDHINPPNAKSLHYLFPRSVNIGVRMSF; encoded by the coding sequence ATGTCTGCCTCTCTGGCCTGGGCGCAAACGGGGCAGATTGCCGGGCAGGTCGTCGACGCAGAGACGGGGAAGTCCCTTCCTGGGGTGAACGTCGTCATTCCGGAGATGGCCGGGACGGGAACTAGCACGAACGCGAACGGGCAGTTTCGGCTGATTAACATTCCCCCAGGCACCTACACCCTTCGAGCGACATTCGTCGGGTACGAGACGGCTACGGTCGAGGGGGTGCAGGTGAATCAGGACCTGACGTCCGAAATTACGATTGAGCTACGAGAAGATGTGGCGCAGCTTGATGGTGTGACTGTACAGGCCCAGCAAGAGGTTGTGCAGTCGGACCTATCGGCGAGTCGGGCGGACATCAGTGCCGAGGATATTGAAAACCTTCCGGCGGCCGACGTTGCTAGTGTCGTTGGGCTCCAGGCCGGAATTCAGGGGCTGAACATCCGAGGGAGTGAGGCCAGTCAGGCGGACTTTCGGGTCAACGGCTTCAGCCAGCAGAGTGGACGGGATAACACGCCGTACACCGGCGTTCCCTACACCGCGATTCAGCAGGTTCAGGTCCAGTCCGGCGGATTCAACGCCGAGTACGGCAATATCCGCTCCGGGATGGTGAATGTGACCACGATTGAGGGGCCGCGCGACGAGTACATGGTGGACGTGCTTGCCCGCTATAGTCCGGCAAGCAGCAAGAGCTTCGGCATTTCGCCCACCGACCCGAATTCCTACTGGATGCGCCCGTACATGGACCCAGAGGTAGCGATGGAGGGCACGGGCGAGTGGCCGGAGGAGCTCCAAAACTCGTATCCTGACTTCGAAGGATTCAATGAGATCGCGGCCAACAATCCTCAGCTCACGCCGCAGCAGGCACAGGATCTGTTTGAGTATCGCCATCGTCGGGACATTAGCATCGACAAGCCGGACTATCAGATCGACGGGACGATCGGCGGTCCAGTGCCGCTTGTCAGTGATTATCTCGGGGATCTCCGATTTGCCGTTTCCTACCGCCGCGAGCAGGAGGAGTACATTATTCCGCTGTCGCGAAGTGGGTATGATGAGCAGACCGGCCGCTTCAACCTCACCTCGAACGTCACGAACAACTTCAAGGTGACGTTGACGGGAATGACGGCCATTCAGAAAGGAAACAACGACGAGAGCCCGCGAACAGGCCCCACACGCATCCGTCGGGATGGAAATCGAGAGTGGATTTCAAACTACGGGGCCGGGGTCAACTACACGGACATCGGAGCCTGGAATGGCGAAGACATCTTCGGGACGGGCGCCTGGTCGGAAAGCACGATTCGGCGCTACATGGGAGGCTTGAAGGTGAACCACACGCTCGGCGAGAATACATTCTATGAGGCCCAGCTGCAGTGGCGGAAAACCAGCTACCGCACGAATCCTCCTCGGGCACGCGACACGACCAAAGTCGCACAGTTTGGAGGGGTCAGTGTAGACGAGGGACCAATCGGATTTCAGTTTGCGTCCGAAAACTCGATTACGGGTCTGCGGATGGGCGGCCACCACTCTGAGTTTCGGGATACGACTGACACGCGAGAGTGGAGAGGAAAGATCGCCCTTACGAGGGCCATCGGCCAGTACCACACGGCAAAGGCCGGCGTTGAGTTTAAAGTCGAGAATCACGACGTCGACTTTAATTACAAGGACTTTCTCGTCAACCCGCCGGACCATTACGCCCACTACGACAGCTCGCCCCTCTACGGCGCGGCCTTCATCCAGGATAAGCTGGAGTACAAGGGCATGATCGCCAACGTGGGGCTGCGCCTCGACTACTTCGACTCGAACACGGAGCGTTACGTCTTTCCGGAGTCCCAAGATGGGACCGTGAACCGGTATCCGTCTGCCTTTCTGGGCGGGAATAAGCCGCGCTTCGACGAGATGATGGAGACCGAGCCCGCCGACCCGCAGGTCAACCTGAGTCCGCGGCTCGGGGTGTCGTTCCCCATGACCGACGTCAGTAAGCTGTACTTCAACTACGGCCACTTTTACCAGCAGACGCGTCCGGACTTCCTCGACATGGTCCGCCGCGGGAACCAGACGGATAACGTCGTACAGATTGCGAATCCGGGCATGCCCCGGCCGAAGACGACCGCCTACGAGCTGGGCTACGAGCAAGGGTTCGTCGAGCAGTTCCTGCTCCGGATTGCGGGATACTACAAGGACCTTCAGAGCCAGCCCCGCTGGGTCAACTACACGAGCCGCAATGGGCTCATCGAGTACGAGTACCCGAGAGCCGAAAACTACCGGGACGTTCGCGGAGTCGAGATCAGCCTGCGGAAAAGCCGGGGCGATTGGGTTCGCGGCTTCATTAACTACACCTACCAGGTGGAGTCCGAAGGTGACTTTGGGTTCGGGCAGCAGTTCGAAAGTCGCGTCGATCAGCGGCAGTACGAGCGGTTCACAACCGACTACTACCAGTCGAAGCCGCAGCCGCAGCCCTACGCCCGTGTCAGCCTCACGTTCTTGACTCCGTCGGACTTCGGTCCGGACCTGCTTGGGGGCAACGTGTTCGGCGACCTGCGGCTGAACTTCCTCGGCCGGTGGAAGGCCGGGAGCTACTTCACCTACACCAACGAGCTCACGGTGCCGGAAGTGGAGGACAACATGCAGTGGGAAGCCTACAAGATGGTCGACATGCGGCTGAGCAAGACCATTCAGACATCAGGTGTGAGCGCACAGATCTTTGCGGACGTGAACAACGTCTTCAACCTGAAGAACCTCAATCAGGCGTCCTTCTTCGGGCCGCGGGACTTTCAGCAGTACATGAACTCCCTGCGCTTGCCCCAGGAGGCCGTCGACGGATGGGAGCAGAACTATGCCCCCACGGATGGAGACGGAGATCCGCAGTACGGGGATGACCAGCCCGGCGACATTGAGGGAGACCACATCAATCCGCCCAATGCGAAGTCCCTGCATTACCTCTTCCCGAGGAGCGTGAACATCGGCGTCCGGATGTCCTTCTAG
- a CDS encoding intein-containing RctB family protein encodes MPEYTLEKLDDYRWQLPKRGRMNVPARLYASEPMLEDILDDDAPQQAINVAHMPGIVTASLAMPDIHWGYGFPIGGVAAFDPDDGVISPGGVGYDINCLSGDSEVLHAHGYTRTIAEMETTWQDDILHCHDLEASSSDETSVAAFLKHQPDQPVYRLRTTGDDEVLATGDHPFWTPDGMTDLDDLDPGDQIARRPFEGVPYDEPSDRILVDEADVRKVLKAQGKEDAGNAVGQVLHYLQERDLLPLRASDSAVPHLIKIAGVLFGDGTLYFSGDHEKGTAWFYAAPDDLEAIRSDVEAAGFTPSRIYRRERSHSVDTPSDHYEFERPETSFKVVSTSFAALMAALGVPVGDKAAQDYGIPAWLPDAPLWHQRLFLAPLFGAELSAPSTMTHYGRNFYAPALSLSKSDGFAESGRQFLEDLASIIEDFGVETKEITEVAPENSADGRVRLRLLLSSRTESMLALWSRIGYDYNQKRSSLAMAAVEYLKQKQQVLSLRETAAEQARMRHETGTFPSTIYDDLTGEHVNRRFLERALYGERKTGVRIGSSFPTFDTFCEDTLDGLEQSGMVWSTVDAIEPVNLEAETGDPHVYDFTVAHEDHNFVADGFVVSNCGVRLMSSKLTKEDIDKQDAERLVDTLFHRVPTGVGSSGALRVDHSTLPRVLQRGATWAVNQGYGSEADLDVIEEGGQVDGADPDAVSSRAKERGLPQLGTLGSGNHFLEVGYVSEVYNERAARIMGLDEGAVTVIIHSGSRGFGYQVCDDALQDVDRAMNKYNIELPDRQLACAPIDSPEGQKYLRGMRCAINYAFANRQVMAHNTRVAFEEALDLSPREHGLHTVYEVAHNIAKFETHRVNGRKQEVCVHRKGATRALPAGHPLVPGRYQQVGQPVLIPGDMGRYSYVLVGTDKAMDETFGSTCHGAGRKMSRRQARKTAGNRNITAELANEGIVVRGESGRTVREEIPEAYKDVADVVEAVEGAGLSQKVARLRPLGVIKG; translated from the coding sequence ATGCCCGAATACACGCTCGAGAAACTCGACGATTATCGATGGCAGCTCCCCAAGCGCGGACGAATGAACGTCCCCGCCCGCCTCTACGCCAGCGAGCCGATGCTGGAAGACATCCTCGACGACGATGCCCCCCAGCAGGCCATCAACGTGGCCCACATGCCCGGCATCGTGACGGCCTCGCTCGCGATGCCCGACATTCATTGGGGCTACGGCTTTCCCATTGGCGGTGTGGCTGCGTTCGATCCGGACGACGGGGTGATCTCGCCTGGAGGAGTGGGCTACGACATCAACTGCCTCTCGGGCGACAGCGAAGTCCTTCACGCCCACGGCTACACGCGCACGATCGCGGAGATGGAGACGACGTGGCAGGACGACATTCTCCACTGTCACGACCTTGAGGCATCGTCGAGCGACGAGACGTCCGTAGCCGCATTTTTGAAGCATCAACCCGATCAGCCGGTGTATCGCCTTCGCACCACCGGCGACGACGAGGTGTTGGCCACTGGCGACCATCCGTTCTGGACGCCCGACGGCATGACCGACCTCGACGATTTGGACCCGGGCGATCAGATCGCTCGCCGTCCGTTCGAAGGGGTGCCCTACGACGAGCCGTCCGATCGCATTCTCGTCGACGAGGCTGACGTCCGCAAGGTGCTAAAAGCTCAGGGAAAGGAAGACGCCGGAAATGCTGTCGGACAAGTGCTCCATTATCTGCAAGAACGGGACCTCCTTCCGCTTCGAGCCTCCGACTCAGCGGTTCCGCACCTCATCAAAATCGCCGGCGTTCTGTTCGGGGACGGCACGCTCTACTTCAGCGGCGACCACGAAAAAGGAACCGCGTGGTTTTACGCTGCCCCTGACGATCTGGAGGCGATTCGCTCCGACGTGGAAGCGGCCGGGTTCACACCCTCTCGCATCTACCGGCGGGAACGGAGCCACAGCGTCGATACGCCCTCCGACCACTACGAATTCGAGCGACCCGAGACTTCCTTCAAGGTCGTCAGTACGTCTTTCGCGGCCCTCATGGCGGCATTGGGCGTGCCCGTCGGCGACAAAGCAGCCCAGGACTACGGAATTCCCGCATGGCTGCCCGATGCTCCGCTCTGGCATCAACGGCTGTTCCTGGCGCCGCTCTTCGGCGCTGAGCTGTCTGCTCCCTCGACGATGACGCACTACGGACGCAACTTTTACGCTCCGGCGCTTTCTCTCAGCAAAAGCGACGGGTTTGCAGAGAGCGGCCGGCAGTTCCTTGAGGACCTGGCGTCAATCATTGAGGACTTCGGGGTAGAGACGAAGGAGATCACCGAAGTTGCTCCGGAGAATAGTGCCGACGGTCGTGTGCGGCTTCGTCTGTTGCTCTCGTCGCGAACGGAATCTATGCTCGCACTGTGGAGCCGGATTGGGTACGACTACAATCAAAAACGGTCGTCGCTCGCGATGGCAGCCGTCGAATACCTCAAGCAAAAACAACAGGTCCTTTCCCTGCGAGAGACCGCTGCGGAGCAGGCCCGAATGCGCCATGAGACTGGTACATTCCCTTCTACCATCTACGACGACTTGACGGGTGAACACGTCAACCGCCGGTTTCTGGAGCGGGCGCTTTATGGAGAGCGGAAAACCGGCGTCCGCATTGGATCCTCGTTTCCCACCTTCGACACGTTTTGCGAGGACACGCTCGACGGACTGGAGCAAAGCGGAATGGTTTGGTCGACGGTGGACGCAATCGAGCCTGTGAACCTGGAAGCGGAAACAGGAGACCCTCACGTGTACGACTTCACTGTCGCGCATGAGGACCACAACTTTGTCGCGGACGGATTCGTCGTTTCGAATTGCGGCGTGCGGCTGATGTCGTCCAAGCTCACGAAGGAGGACATCGACAAGCAGGATGCGGAGCGCCTCGTGGATACCCTCTTCCACCGCGTGCCCACAGGCGTGGGCTCCTCCGGTGCTCTGCGCGTCGACCACTCCACCCTGCCGCGCGTCCTGCAACGGGGCGCAACGTGGGCCGTGAACCAGGGCTACGGCTCCGAGGCCGACCTCGACGTGATCGAGGAGGGCGGACAGGTCGACGGCGCCGATCCGGATGCGGTGTCGAGCCGGGCGAAAGAGCGTGGACTTCCCCAACTCGGCACGCTCGGCTCCGGCAATCACTTTCTGGAAGTCGGGTACGTGTCGGAGGTGTACAACGAACGAGCGGCCCGCATCATGGGGCTCGACGAAGGCGCCGTCACCGTCATTATCCACTCCGGGAGCCGAGGCTTCGGATACCAGGTGTGCGACGACGCCCTGCAGGACGTGGACCGGGCCATGAACAAGTACAACATCGAGCTGCCGGACCGGCAGTTGGCCTGTGCCCCCATCGACTCGCCCGAGGGGCAGAAATATCTCCGCGGGATGCGCTGCGCGATTAACTACGCATTTGCCAATCGGCAGGTGATGGCCCACAACACGCGAGTGGCGTTCGAGGAGGCGCTCGACCTCTCCCCCCGTGAGCACGGCCTGCACACCGTGTATGAGGTCGCCCACAACATCGCAAAATTCGAGACGCACCGCGTAAACGGACGCAAGCAGGAGGTGTGTGTGCACCGAAAAGGGGCAACGCGGGCCCTCCCGGCGGGCCACCCGCTCGTGCCGGGCCGCTACCAGCAAGTGGGCCAGCCCGTACTCATCCCCGGCGACATGGGACGCTACTCGTACGTCCTCGTGGGCACCGACAAAGCCATGGACGAAACGTTCGGCAGCACGTGCCACGGCGCCGGCCGCAAGATGAGCCGCCGGCAGGCCCGCAAAACAGCGGGGAATCGCAACATTACCGCCGAGCTCGCCAACGAGGGCATCGTCGTCCGTGGCGAAAGCGGCCGCACGGTGCGAGAAGAGATTCCAGAGGCGTATAAAGATGTCGCCGATGTCGTCGAGGCCGTGGAAGGAGCCGGCCTTTCTCAAAAGGTGGCCCGACTTCGACCGCTCGGTGTCATCAAAGGCTGA